Proteins from a genomic interval of Quercus robur chromosome 9, dhQueRobu3.1, whole genome shotgun sequence:
- the LOC126699909 gene encoding transcription factor SPEECHLESS: MGDSLSGFFDENEFGESNLGSDDLFSNDLFSIFESLEGVVEFPPVDEVVVGSGEETPRLVSQKSASSCSALQESETELEISPKSSKRPKLMTSSEEANPEGQQKVSHITVERNRRKQMNEHLSVLRSLMPCFYVKRGDQASIIGGVVDYINELQQILQSLEAKKQRKVYTEVLSPRLIPSSSPRPSPLSPRKPPLSPRLNLPISPRTPQPTSPYKPRVQQGYLSPTMVTSLEPSPSSSSTSSNINDNINELVANSKSPIADVEVKFSGPNLLLKTVSPPIPGQAMKIISTLEDLSLELLHVKISTVDETMLNFFTIKIGIECQLSAEELAHQIQQTFCKVH, translated from the exons ATGGGTGATAGTCTGTCTGGTTTCTTTGATGAAAATGAGTTCGGAGAGAGCAACTTGGGCAGCGATGATCTTTTTAGTAATGATCTTTTTAGTATCTTTGAGAGCCTTGAGGGTGTGGTGGAGTTTCCACCTGTTGATGAGGTTGTGGTTGGGTCAGGTGAAGAAACGCCGAGACTGGTCTCTCAGAAATCCGCATCGTCCTGCAGTGCTTTGCAAGAGTCGGAGACTGAGCTTGAAATATCACCAAAGAGCAGCAAGAGGCCGAAGCTTATGACTTCCTCAGAGGAAGCAAACCCTGAAGGGCAACAAAAGGTGTCTCATATAACTGTGGAACGCAACCGAAGGAAGCAAATGAACGAGCATTTGTCTGTGTTGAGGTCACTTATGCCTTGCTTCTATGTCAAAAGA GGAGATCAAGCATCAATAATTGGAGGGGTGGTCGATTACATCAATGAGTTGCAGCAAATTCTACAATCGCTGGAGGCCAAGAAGCAACGAAAAGTTTACACCGAAGTTCTAAGCCCTAGGCTAATTCCAAGTTCAAGTCCAAGGCCTTCACCACTTAGCCCTAGAAAACCACCTCTAAGCCCTAGACTAAACTTACCCATTAGCCCAAGAACCCCACAGCCAACTAGCCCTTACAAGCCTAGGGTGCAACAAGGTTACCTCTCCCCCACAATGGTTACTTCACTTGAGCcatctccttcatcttcttccactTCCTCCAATATTAATGATAATATCAATGAGCTCGTCGCGAATTCAAAGTCTCCAATCGCAGATGTGGAGGTGAAGTTTTCAGGTCCAAACCTTCTTTTGAAGACAGTGTCTCCTCCAATTCCTGGCCAAGCTATGAAAATAATTTCCACCCTGGAAGACCTCTCTCTTGAACTTCTCCATGTAAAGATCAGTACAGTCGACGAAACCATGCTCAATTTCTTCACCATTAAG ATTGGAATTGAATGTCAACTCAGCGCCGAGGAACTCGCTCACCAAATTCAGCAAACATTCTGCAAAGTCCACTAA